TcgaacgtctatatagatgttTGACCTGTATGGTTgaacgtctatatagatgtctGACCTGTTGGGTCCGACGTCTCATTAgcgtcacccatatagacgtcgaACAGAGATCAAACattaaaaacccaaaataacaTATGTCTAAAGCCTTTTTAgtaatatatttaacacaaaTGAGATTGATTCCgtgtatagtttttattatgttaaatataatatctttatttgatatttatttttacacttactgtatctttatttttcttcttttgctatAAAATCCAAACATATAATACGAGTTTAAAACCCAAAACTGTTAGCTCATACATAggatttataattaagtttattcTGATCAACAAGTTTAGTAACcaacttttatttcttaaataattataatcaaatcaatatatttagttttgtttaaaatgcTACCATTATATATAGGTTAACcgatgaaaaataaatcaataatattgaaaataataaaaatactacGAAAAGATATAAAATGTATCTGAAAAGATTAAGAGAATAGCATTTCGTTTGCAGTAAAAATTgtaggaaagaataaaatatatgaagagTGAAACAATGTGGTGGGTTTATTTTTTGGataattattagttaaaaaataaaaaagaaagtatttgataaaaaatgaagatatgTTGTTGCGACAACTGTTGGTAGTTGGAATATTAAAGCGAGGTCCCATTTTTTGGGGCATTGACTCGAAGTCAATTCCGTTTTTGTGGATAAGACAGAGAGTACAATAAATTTGAAGAAGGAAATCAAACCTATATAGGCCCCATTTTTGTCGACAATGACTCCAACAAGTCAATTCCATTGACAATGCTGCTACAATATTAGAAGCTgagccatattttgtttagaagtCACAATCAAACATTAATTTGGTCACAATCAAAGAACCCCATCTCCCTATTTTATTTTGGCTATAAATGTTCATCTTTGATTACTTAGCCGTATCCACATTTTTCCTTTAAAGTAAATCCCAGTGAACATTTGTACTTAAACACAGTTAGATATGGAGTCATGGGTGGGGTGGTTACTTCTTTTGTGTTGCCATATGTTCTTCTTTCACTTCTCATTCTCTCATTCCTTATGTCATCCTCACGATAAAATTGCCTTACTCCAATTCAAAACctctcatactttttcttttgggTCAGATGATGCCACTTATGCTGTTGCCACCTATGTTGAATGCAGTGATATGGATCCAAAGACAACAACATGGAAAAATGAGACAGATTGTTGCTCATGGGTTGGGGTTACATGTCACCCCATTTCTGGTCGTGTCATAGGCCTTGATGTCTCATGCAGTGATCTTTTCGGTGAAATCCTTCCGAACAGTACCTTTTTCTACCTTTCTCATCTCCAATCCCTTAATCTTGCTTTCAATAAATTCTACTTTCAACTTTCATATCTCTTTGGTGGATTTGTGAGTCTCACACACCTTAATTTGTCTTCTTGTATCTTTGAAGGTGAAATTCCTTCTCAAATCTCACAACTTTCTAAATTAGAATCACTTGATCTCTCTCATAATTTCTGGTTAAGGTGGAAAGAAAGAAGTTGGAAGAAGTTTCTCCAAAATACAACATTTTTAAAAGAGCTAAATTTGGATGATATAGATATGACTCAAAGTTCAATGAGGCCACTCAATCAGTCTACCACTTTAGTTAGTCTTAGTCTCAGTAGAACTGGAGTATGGGGAAACTTGAAAAGTGACATCTTGTGCTTACCAAAACTTGAACAATTGCACTTGTCAGATAATAGTTACAGTCCCAATGGTCAGCATCTTCCCAGCTTGAGTTGCAGTGCTGCTTCTCTCACTGTCTTGGATctttcatataattattttgaggGATCAATCCCTGTCTCTTTCTCCAACTTTACGCATCTTACTGTCCTTGATCTCTCACATAACATTTATCTCAACGGTTCAATTCCCTCCTCCCTCTTCACCTTTCCCAGTCTAACTCTTTTGGATCTTCAATTTAATCAATTCAGTGGCCAAATCCCAAATGTCTTTCCCCAGGcaaacaattttgaaaaactagATTTGAGTCATAACAATATAGAAGAAGAGCTACCATCAACACTTTCAAATCTCCAATGGCTCGTTTTCTTGGATCTTTCAATGAATAAATTGAGTGGTCAAATTCCATTGTCAATTATAAATCTTCAATATCTCGTTTTCTTAGATCTTTCACATAATAGATTGGAGGGTCCTCTGCCTAACAAAATAAGGAGTCTTTCAAACCTAACTGATTTATACTTCAATGACAACTTACTAAATAAAACAATTCCTGTTTGGTGTTTATCTTTGCCATCTTTGCTAAAATTAGATCTATCATATAATCAGTTCACAGGACATATAAGTGTTATGGTGTCACAGTCCTTCGAGTTTCTGTATTTGTGCAACAACAAGCTGCAGGGCAATATTCCACAATCAATCTTCACTCTTGTAAATCTTCGCCAATTATGTTTATCATCAAACAACTTTAGTGGTTTTCACAACATCAATTACAATTTCCCTAGGTTAGAGAGATTGTATTTATCTTCTTTAGGTTTGACTGAATTTCCAAAATTGGCAGGAAAAGTCCCAATGTTGACAGACCTTGATCTatccaacaacaaattgaatggAACAGTTCCCAAGTGGTTACATGAAATggattcattatattttttgaacCTATCCCAAAACTTGTTGACAACTCCAATCAAGCAATTCTCAAGGAACTACAACctccaatttcttgatcttAGTTTCAATTTACTCACTGGccacatctcttcctccatttgTAATGTAAGTTCACTTAATGTTCTCCTCTTGTCTCACAATAAGTTGATAGGTGTCATTCCACCATGCCTTGCAAACTTGTCTTCCCTTTCTATTTTGGATTTACAAAGAAACAAACTAAATGGCACGTTACCAAGTTATTTCTCAATGAATGGTCCTCTCCGCGTTATAAATCTCAATGACAACCAATTAGAAGGTATTTTGCCAAAATCTTTGTCTAATTGCACAAAATTGGAGATCTTGAATCTTGCCAACAATCAAATTGAAGACAAATTTCCTAAATGGCTTCAAACTCTACCAAGGTTGACAGTATTGGTATTGCGTGCCAACAAATTGTACGGTCCCATTCCAAGTTTAAAGATGAAACATGGATTTTCAAGTTTACTTATTTTTGATATCTCATCCAACTACTTCAATGGTTCAATACCAAAAACctatatacaaaattttcaagccATGAAGAATGTTATTCGTTACAAAGTGGGCGAGCTATACATACAACC
This window of the Vigna angularis cultivar LongXiaoDou No.4 chromosome 7, ASM1680809v1, whole genome shotgun sequence genome carries:
- the LOC108338138 gene encoding receptor-like protein 6, with translation MESWVGWLLLLCCHMFFFHFSFSHSLCHPHDKIALLQFKTSHTFSFGSDDATYAVATYVECSDMDPKTTTWKNETDCCSWVGVTCHPISGRVIGLDVSCSDLFGEILPNSTFFYLSHLQSLNLAFNKFYFQLSYLFGGFVSLTHLNLSSCIFEGEIPSQISQLSKLESLDLSHNFWLRWKERSWKKFLQNTTFLKELNLDDIDMTQSSMRPLNQSTTLVSLSLSRTGVWGNLKSDILCLPKLEQLHLSDNSYSPNGQHLPSLSCSAASLTVLDLSYNYFEGSIPVSFSNFTHLTVLDLSHNIYLNGSIPSSLFTFPSLTLLDLQFNQFSGQIPNVFPQANNFEKLDLSHNNIEEELPSTLSNLQWLVFLDLSMNKLSGQIPLSIINLQYLVFLDLSHNRLEGPLPNKIRSLSNLTDLYFNDNLLNKTIPVWCLSLPSLLKLDLSYNQFTGHISVMVSQSFEFLYLCNNKLQGNIPQSIFTLVNLRQLCLSSNNFSGFHNINYNFPRLERLYLSSLGLTEFPKLAGKVPMLTDLDLSNNKLNGTVPKWLHEMDSLYFLNLSQNLLTTPIKQFSRNYNLQFLDLSFNLLTGHISSSICNVSSLNVLLLSHNKLIGVIPPCLANLSSLSILDLQRNKLNGTLPSYFSMNGPLRVINLNDNQLEGILPKSLSNCTKLEILNLANNQIEDKFPKWLQTLPRLTVLVLRANKLYGPIPSLKMKHGFSSLLIFDISSNYFNGSIPKTYIQNFQAMKNVIRYKVGELYIQPSSNASVYEFATVIEFANVTTKAINMVFKKIPKSFIIIDLSINKFEGEIPYVIGELHALKALNFSHNRLSGPIPQSIGNLTNLESLDLSLNMFIDKIPIELTNLNFLEVLNLSYNHLIGEIPEGKQFNTFENNSYIGNSGLCGFPLSKNCNKIKQQSPSSPSLWREERFEFGWEAVVIGYGCGIIFGIGLGIFVLFSGKPEWLVKMIGGGIGNYVK